One genomic segment of Styela clava chromosome 3, kaStyClav1.hap1.2, whole genome shotgun sequence includes these proteins:
- the LOC120342213 gene encoding uncharacterized protein LOC120342213 isoform X1 yields MDSGNTFVSSLVVNFAPKNKAGSNNKNLKAQSSATEDPLGADSIVTDTSKMKRPTVVSSDPHHSEKLVKNSELCGVQRKLKSGTILQSKSSYKSLEEFHNASEQHNHLETSIHRSNMETESFRKIDSFDESIVQQLPTSSSNQEQYSKQISLQDQKFLEQHVTPNQFSSQNIAEHVDCYSTQKMTSRTFNTDESSTAICQMDEKSATSSTSRESYSQRVSAKNMQEHIIVEETQTAQLPHTAVHESISNKNMSIETSEYLEDKLSVKQKSPNEKPLCSKDIMTENLTTSQYADHLHEEKHCKLSSDTTGNETYIFQKLQHEKEMLKASYINIDEEYRQSPHDFVEQTRDEQLPCNVEQLLPLSSSSPVVSAPNDAHSDIFNTDNKQIVDDDIAANDNNVSSTVVSLFKGHVKLKSKAFQGIERNNRKILSWEKVIDNSENFDRIACVSDESTHVARHESQIIGDDVVSVDGHVKVKQNLFETLPVGVLYEHGQTHSSQIVTRGRRKSNLGEVMTEFNTKPLSEINEKGIDAPLKDEVDFDVSEMVKSFKSHEKNEWQDAKKYELHGSQRVDEDIPLDNKLVKENAEKFEQSNFHNETGYYSSQAMTEDEKIASVGLFGSMKGQFETRPLDFIGLDDRTEVHQSQVIDDIDTCRPRSGEPEDFVLSEPHSSQQTNYHEDLMNGLTQVRQKRRDYYDRCNSPARCMSRELLEDSEVLNSPTMSGIVKNTAIMYLEDGSSNHAKRQQVHFSRDALVKPLRNKFETNTISQLGERSDLHPSQQIDSVNGLSEETQRQHSCESVERPGLHTSQIIDPTEYSAIKSNVGAKTFAFTMAPLAPQADSSTTDSELKNIQADYNIGQKREAFESCHVSNPITLHPSQIVGHDICIISNKSKNISSGTKENEVLCESDDATTNLPPESCYNAKKYKRVNSRASESSVKSEIDEKDFELLLNYTPVVKQELPSMVTVMTKGVPTELIESGHPILTEYVLDDRRKRISVGSRSSTPVSKPSTSSRPRLNTSALRTHSLDRVNLSHLCSETPTPDDKCVQDLKQLPPKDFVFQDDTYAMVIPQSPLTNSPPLPSYPEGSSLVSNEDFVQQPFPPPPAFDDEEFQNAQSKSRNMTNYQELVYDTARESLDMDGNCPDFVEEYIYDTAIESGCDTSDCPDFVEANPRATCSYPDFVIGHDDGATIENAANKNNIILASDAELSFWTVDQENFLKEKFSKHSSRQLTSSADSINAFLHIRDDHLNRKISAVTVDSYHESDDQWDHA; encoded by the coding sequence ATGGATTCTGGGAACACTTTTGTTTCTTCCTTGGTTGTTAATTTTGCTCCAAAAAACAAAGCAGGTAGCAATAACAAAAACTTGAAAGCCCAAAGTTCCGCGACAGAAGATCCACTAGGTGCTGATAGTATTGTAACTGATACAAGTAAAATGAAGCGACCAACTGTCGTCTCCAGTGATCCTCATCATTCTGAAAAACTTGTGAAGAATTCCGAGCTATGCGGTGTGCAAAGAAAACTAAAAAGTGGCACGATACTGCAGTCCAAGTCTAGCTATAAGTCATTGGAGGAGTTTCACAATGCTAGTGAACAACATAATCACCTTGAAACCAGTATTCACCGTAGCAACATGGAAACTGAAAGTTTTCGAAAAATTGATTCGTTTGATGAAAGCATAGTTCAGCAACTGCCAACATCATCATCTAATCAAGAGCAGTATTCAAAGCAAATATCATTACAGGATCAGAAGTTTTTAGAGCAGCATGTAACCCCAAACCAATTTTCCAGTCAAAATATTGCTGAACATGTTGATTGTTACAGTACACAAAAAATGACTAGTAGAACTTTCAATACTGACGAATCATCTACTGCGATTTGTCAAATGGATGAAAAATCAGCAACATCAAGTACCTCGAGAGAATCTTACTCACAACGTGTTTCTGCTAAAAACATGCAAGAACATATTATTGTGGAAGAAACCCAAACTGCACAACTACCACATACAGCAGTTCatgaatcaatttcaaataaaaatatgtcgATAGAAACTTCAGAATATCTTGAGGATAAGCtgagtgtgaagcagaaaagtCCTAATGAAAAGCCTCTTTGCAGCAAAGACATTATGACTGAAAATTTGACGACTTCACAATATGCTGATCATCTCCACGAAGAAAAGCATTGCAAGCTTTCTTCCGATACCACTGGGAATGAGACCTACATATTCCAGAAGTTACAGCATGAAAAGGAAATGCTCAAAGCTTCTTATATAAATATCGATGAAGAATATCGCCAATCACCTCATGATTTTGTAGAACAGACAAGAGATGAGCAGCTTCCGTGCAATGTTGAACAGCTGCTTCCTTTATCATCTTCATCTCCTGTTGTTTCAGCACCTAATGACGCACACTCTGACATTTTCAATACCGATAATAAACAGATAGTAGATGATGATATAGCTGCTAACGATAACAATGTTTCTTCCACTGTTGTCAGCCTATTCAAAGGTCATGTGAAACTCAAATCTAAAGCATTTCAGGGAATTGAACGAAACAACCGAAAAATTCTTTCTTGGGAGAAAGTAATTGACAATTCAGAAAATTTTGACAGGATTGCGTGTGTATCTGACGAATCTACACATGTGGCGCGACATGAGTCGCAGATAATTGGTGATGATGTTGTTTCTGTGGATGGACATGTTAAAGTGAAGCAGAATTTATTCGAAACCCTTCCTGTTGGTGTTTTATATGAGCATGGACAAACACACAGCTCTCAGATTGTAACAAGAGGAAGACGGAAATCGAATCTAGGTGAAGTTATGACCGAGTTTAATACAAAACCACTGAGTGAGATTAATGAAAAGGGAATTGATGCTCCACTGAAAGACGAGGTCGACTTTGATGTTTCTGAAATGGTGAAGTCATTTAAGAGTCATGAGAAGAATGAATGGCAAGATGCAAAGAAATATGAATTGCATGGATCTCAGAGGGTTGATGAAGATATTCCACTCGATAACAAACTTGTTAAAGAAAATGCGGAGAAATTTGAACAGAGtaattttcacaatgaaaccGGTTATTACTCATCCCAAGCCATGACAGAAGATGAAAAAATTGCTTCTGTTGGTTTGTTTGGTTCAATGAAAGGACAATTTGAAACTCGGCCTCTTGATTTTATAGGACTTGATGACAGAACAGAAGTTCATCAGTCACAGGTCATCGATGACATTGACACCTGCAGACCAAGATCTGGAGAACCTGAAGATTTTGTTCTGTCAGAACCTCACTCTTCTCAACAAACAAACTATCATGAAGATTTAATGAATGGCTTGACACAAGTTCGTCAAAAACGTCGTGATTATTACGATCGCTGTAATTCACCAGCCAGGTGCATGAGCAGAGAGTTGTTGGAAGATTCAGAGGTTCTTAATTCACCTACTATGTCtggaattgtaaaaaatacaGCAATAATGTATTTAGAAGATGGCTCTTCTAATCATGCAAAAAGACAGCAAGTACATTTCAGTAGAGATGCTCTTGTAAAACCActgagaaataaatttgaaaccaATACAATATCACAACTTGGTGAAAGATCAGATCTTCATCCATCTCAGCAAATTGACAGCGTTAATGGACTTTCAGAAGAAACTCAACGACAACATTCATGTGAATCTGTTGAACGTCCTGGTCTTCATACATCACAGATTATCGATCCAACAGAGTATTCTGCAATAAAATCCAACGTTGGGGCAAAAACATTTGCTTTCACAATGGCACCACTTGCACCACAAGCAGATAGTTCAACAACTGATTCTGAATTGAAAAACATTCAAGCAGATTACAACATTGGACAAAAAAGAGAAGCATTTGAATCTTGTCACGTATCTAATCCTATCACATTACACCCATCACAAATCGTTGGACATGATATTTgcataatttcaaataaatcaaaaaacatTTCCTCTGGTACAAAAGAAAATGAAGTTCTCTGTGAATCTGATGATGCAACCACAAACTTACCACCAGAGAGCTGTTATAATGCCAAGAAATATAAGCGTGTAAATTCAAGAGCATCCGAGAGTTCTGTAAAATCTGAAATTGATGAAAAAGATTTTGAACTTCTGTTAAACTATACTCCAGTTGTGAAACAAGAACTTCCGTCAATGGTAACAGTGATGACTAAAGGTGTGCCAACTGAACTTATTGAATCTGGCCATCCAATTCTTACAGAATATGTCTTAGATGACAGAAGAAAAAGAATTTCAGTCGGTTCGCGGAGCTCTACTCCTGTTTCTAAGCCATCTACAAGTTCAAGACCACGTCTGAACACCAGTGCTTTACGCACGCACTCACTTGATAGGGTGAACTTATCTCACCTCTGTTCTGAAACTCCCACTCCTGATGATAAGTGTGTTCAAGATTTGAAACAATTACCTCCAAAGGATTTTGTTTTTCAAGACGACACATATGCAATGGTAATTCCACAATCTCCTCTGACAAACAGCCCTCCGTTGCCTTCGTATCCTGAGGGCTCTTCCCTGGTATCCAATGAAGATTTTGTACAACAACCTTTCCCTCCACCACCTGCATTTGATGATGAAGAATTCCAAAATGCTCAGAGTAAAAGTAGAAATATGACTAATTATCAGGAATTGGTTTATGATACTGCAAGAGAAAGCCTTGACATGGATGGTAATTGCCCAGATTTTGTGGAAGAATATATCTACGACACTGCAATAGAGAGTGGATGTGACACTTCGGATTGCCCTGATTTTGTTGAAGCAAACCCTCGAGCAACATGTTCATACCCTGACTTTGTTATTGGTCATGATGATGGTGCAACAATCGAGAATGCTGCAAATAAGAACAACATAATTCTCGCTTCTGATGCTGAGCTTTCGTTCTGGACAGTCGAtcaagaaaattttttgaagGAAAAATTCAGCAAACACAGCAGTCGCCAACTAACATCATCGGCTGATTCTATCAATGCATTTCTTCACATACGAGATGATCATTTGaatcgcaaaatatctgcagttACTGTAGATTCTTATCACGAAAGTGATGATCAGTGGGATCATGCATAA
- the LOC120342215 gene encoding bile acid-sensitive ion channel-like has protein sequence MGKMTLGKIRKSFSQNTSCHGLPQMYVSTNKYQRIFWGLTTLDVFAILVAMLTIRIMEYNQNKTTTTFSEKYVEKMDFPAITICNFNNFFNIEEGEERDAIDELAKAKASGTPIDFEKIKYFDTVYNGSIREFAIEKGWQMDEDTLVYCFTEDDECLPHNFTYSITEIGKCWTYKNPPATRRAGTHHGISMVFNIHQDEYSENVGWGNWEAGVKVQIHSPHDVPEVDELGLAVPVGYMGFISVTKKEEKIMYEPWGGCQPDNEELHFYDTYSRPNCFKECFQNELEEYCECKMYYSENPSLTQECTPRETVDCLVNISYFARSYLTPTNCECQPPCHSTVYSSSISYAKLPNKAVEDDVNEGQVSDLAGINVYFERMSYTIQEESKAVTRTGLLSDLGGQLGLWIGISIVTLFEFIQFLLMYCYESIATKLRRKKGSQTSNAAQSTTNKSDTRLGFSQDNV, from the exons ATGGGGAAAATGACATtggggaaaattagaaaaagtttTTCACAGAACACATCATGTCATGGATTACCTCAAATGTACGTCAGTACAAACAAATATCAACGAATATTCTGGGGTTTGACGACACTGGACGTGTTCGCGATATTGGTGGCAATG CTCACGATCAGAATTATGGAATACAATCAGAACAAAACGACCACAACATTTTCGGAAAAATACGTCGAAAAAATGGATTTCCCCGCCATCACAATATGTAACTTTAACAA CTTTTTTAACATCGAAGAAGGAGAAGAACGTGATGCTATTGACGAATTAGCCAAAGCAAAAGCGAGTGGCACTCCTATTGATTTCGAGAAAATTAAG TACTTCGACACGGTCTACAACGGTTCAATAAGAGAGTTTGCCATTGAAAAAGGATGGCAAATGGACGAAGATACTCTAGTTTACTGTTTTACCGAAGATGATGAATGTTTACCG CATAATTTCACATACAGTATAACAGAAATAGGAAAATGTTGGACATATAAAAATCCTCCAGCAACAAGGCGAGCTGGCACTCATCATGGAATATCAATGGTTTTCAATATACATCAA GatgaatattcagaaaatgtGGGGTGGGGAAATTGGGAAGCCGGTGTCAAAGTTCAAATACATTCGCCTCACGACGTACCGGAAGTGGATGAACTCGGGTTAGCAGTGCCTGTCGGTTACATGGGATTCATTTCTGTAACTAAAAAGGAG GAAAAGATAATGTATGAACCGTGGGGTGGATGCCAACCAGACAACGAAGAGTTGCATTTTTATGACACCTACAGCAGACCAAACTGCTTCAAAGAATGTTTCCAAAATGAACTCGAAG AATACTGCGAATGTAAAATGTATTACTCTGAGAATCCATCGTTAACGCAAGAATGCACACCCAGAGAAACAGTAGATTGTCTCGTGAACATCAGTT aTTTTGCTCGGAGTTATCTTACACCTACAAATTGTGAATGTCAGCCACCATGCCACAGTACGGTGTATTCGTCATCAATATCATATGCCAAGCTTCCCAATAAG GCGGTAGAAGATGATGTAAACGAGGGACAAGTTTCGGATCTTGCAGGTATTAACGTGTATTTTGAAAGAATGAGTTATACAATACAGGAAGAAAGCAAGGCCGTGACCAGGACAGGACTTCTAA GCGACCTCGGAGGACAGTTGGGTTTGTGGATCGGCATCAGTATTGTGACTTTATTCGAATTCATACAATTTCTTCTCATGTATTGCTATGAAAGCATAGCAACAAAACTAAGAAGGAAGAAAGGATCGCAGACATCTAACGCAGCTCAGAGTACAACAAATAAGAGTGACACAAGACTAGGCTTCAGTCAAGATAATGTTTAA